A stretch of the uncultured Trichococcus sp. genome encodes the following:
- a CDS encoding DUF192 domain-containing protein, with protein sequence MEKLINERTGEIILDDLQTADTFYTRFRGLMGRPSIPENTGLMIKPCNSVHCFFMKFPIDVIFLDKENRVVHVAGNMKPGSISPIVRKSYSVIEANATVFQKNIKIGDIVQMQS encoded by the coding sequence ATGGAAAAACTAATCAATGAAAGAACCGGAGAAATAATTTTGGATGATCTCCAGACAGCAGACACTTTCTACACCCGTTTTCGGGGATTGATGGGCAGACCATCAATCCCTGAAAATACGGGACTGATGATTAAACCGTGCAATAGTGTCCATTGTTTTTTTATGAAATTTCCGATCGATGTGATTTTTTTGGACAAAGAGAATCGGGTCGTGCATGTTGCAGGAAATATGAAGCCTGGAAGCATATCACCGATTGTCAGGAAATCGTATTCCGTTATCGAAGCGAATGCAACAGTATTTCAAAAAAACATCAAGATTGGAGACATCGTTCAAATGCAATCATGA
- a CDS encoding pilus assembly protein TadG-related protein has translation MMKIFKRLRREEDGQSLIMVVLLLGVLLSFSALIVDVGLLYAEKSKLQNAADAAALAGAQVLPNKTLAQGFVETYAGSNGVPASDISNISYPGGENKQIKVEVESEVPYIFANFLDLVGTGTTVTASATAEKDFEWNGEALPFINLDDDYIADPKIVAWEKTGPGDFESLWPTEYELFNGDKDDDHSKTYFTIDYSNGISVTKGTVATIKQEVGYIYEQKKPVYIFSLSSAVIKSGKYNSIKNKDVIPLSDLILLRVTFDSYDYSGKTLFLTVTEVYDIKNGVFPTEYLNNDSEGNSHLIE, from the coding sequence ATGATGAAAATATTCAAAAGATTGCGTAGGGAAGAAGACGGTCAATCTCTGATCATGGTTGTTTTACTTTTAGGTGTATTACTGAGCTTCTCTGCTCTTATCGTTGATGTTGGTTTACTTTATGCTGAAAAGTCAAAACTCCAAAATGCGGCCGATGCTGCAGCGTTGGCAGGGGCACAAGTTTTGCCAAACAAGACATTGGCTCAAGGCTTTGTGGAGACATATGCAGGCTCAAATGGTGTTCCCGCTTCAGACATTTCAAACATATCATATCCTGGGGGAGAAAATAAACAAATAAAAGTTGAAGTGGAAAGTGAGGTCCCCTATATTTTCGCCAATTTCTTGGATTTGGTCGGGACAGGCACAACAGTTACGGCCAGTGCGACTGCAGAGAAAGATTTTGAGTGGAACGGAGAGGCTTTGCCGTTCATAAATTTGGATGATGACTATATAGCCGATCCTAAGATAGTGGCCTGGGAAAAAACGGGACCTGGAGATTTTGAGAGTCTTTGGCCGACTGAATACGAATTGTTCAATGGTGATAAGGATGATGACCATTCAAAGACATACTTCACTATAGATTATTCAAATGGTATTTCGGTAACGAAAGGGACTGTCGCAACCATTAAGCAAGAAGTTGGCTATATTTATGAACAAAAAAAGCCTGTATACATCTTCAGTTTATCTAGTGCTGTTATTAAAAGCGGAAAATATAACAGTATCAAAAACAAAGACGTCATACCTTTATCGGATTTGATTCTCCTCAGAGTCACTTTTGACAGCTATGATTATAGTGGGAAAACACTTTTTTTAACAGTCACAGAAGTGTATGACATTAAAAATGGAGTATTTCCAACTGAGTACTTGAATAATGATTCTGAGGGAAACTCTCACTTGATCGAATAA